The Mercenaria mercenaria strain notata chromosome 1, MADL_Memer_1, whole genome shotgun sequence nucleotide sequence tcataatgtgaccttgcacacttggcattcttcttgagaattttagcgtttattacagaaatagccaaaattgtggattttttgtttgtgatgcccatagctcaaaaagtatatggtatagaataatgaatccttttcatatttttttttagactATACCTAtttagactgcaaacatttgaattatttccccttatttgtgacaaatgtaccagtgggggggggggggggggggggggggggggggcggggggattcaagttcttttctaattttgaatcacgttAAACACGATAATGTACAATGAGTTTAAAAGAGGCGTTTCTTTAACTCGTCAGTGTAATAAAACTATCATTAGTATTCTACAAATAATCAGACGCAGTAAGAATGATTGCTCATAATGTTGACAATACTGAAGTCCAACCCATTTTTATTTGCAcacgtttttattacatatcagTGTATATATCGGTATAATGAAGGTTTGCAAAATAtgactaaactaaactaaaacctTAACATTCACATTCCCCTAGCGCTCATACCCATTATTACATATGCAAGTAAAATGTTAAGATAATTTCATAGGTCGATTTAAAAGACTTGAACTTGAAGTTCACTGATCATATAATTGATACCTGGTATTTCATTGTTGGATACAGAGGCTTGCTTCCAGGCCTCCCGGACGCTTCCAGTAAGTTGAGTCACTACTCCTGTCTTTGCAGTCTTAAGTACGTCAGCTTTATCGAATGACGACAATCTAACAACCTCTCGTTCATCTAGGTAGTAACGTTCAGCGTACCTCTACGAACCTCTTGCACAGTTTTCTACTTCTTCACGCAAAACAATGGTTTATCTCTCATAGATTCGAGATTCTATGCCAGTTAAATTTAAACTAGTTTATAATGTTGCTGAGGTATCGACGGTAACTATTTCTaagtttggaaaatattttatacctgtttaagttcatattttgcatacctgATCTCATTTTAGTTACATTTCTTTCAGATGCGAAGTAACAgagtttctttaatttttcattactctaatatcaaaacatttcattttactttCTAAGCTGACAGGTTTGAAAGACTcgaaatattgtattttctataaatcatttgtttaatatgttacGGAGACAGATGATAAACTGCAATGCTTAAATCTATATAGATatcctgttctgttctgtttagttCTATAAATTGTTAACATTGAAAGTTTGATGTATTGTCAAGGGTTAAGCATGTATACTTGATCATTTTTATACTTCGTATCCTCGGTCAAAGTAATTATGTTAAAGGAAAAATGCACGACGAAttgcgtaattttacatagcggccaGACTGCTAGTTGAATATATGTCGAATATATCTTGATGTAGACAGATGGGGTGAAGATCGTGGAGAGATAGGGTCACATTCATACATGCTATGTACgtgaaaatgttatgtttaaattaacaaaaacacTGTTACAGTAACTATGAataataaaactggttaaaaggttatgattaattgtattaaatggccacgctacgttacaatcTTAGCATTTATCGAGGTACACCGTACAGTTACTGTAGAAGGTCGTTCCAGTTGATCgcactttttgttttatttgataaaccTGCTACTCACGGTTACGACTGAGGCTGAATGCCAAAACCACCGTTGTGATACTGATCGGGTTGGGGGTAGTGGTGTTGGACTTGACACATTAACCACCTATAATGGCGAATggctgttgctgttgttgttgataGGCCATATCTTAtgcacaaaaataattttgaatgaaaggTACACAGTATTCGCTTATTTAACATTTTCTGCAAATATAACGTTAAACGTGACATGAAGCCTAAATGCTGACAGACTATGCACATGCTCCAAAAATAATATATAGGAAttagtaataattattatgaGCCATCACCTGATAATCTCACATTTACGCGCCTAAAATACACACACTTGTTATCATCAATTAAGTTGGCTTTGTGCGTCGAAGTTTGCTTAGTTACACCTATAACGTGTTGCATGCCTAAGTTTTAGATATTGCAATATTAATTAAACCACTCGTATTAAAACATTTCGCTGAAGTTTTACTTCCGTTTAGGTTGTCACATTAACTCGCTACTTACAAAGCGAGGTCGATTTCATTATtcgtaaaatatatttctttgaaagTTCTTGTCTGTTTTAAGCAGGTTGCTTCGTTTGCACTTCTGTGAACGGGAATTTAGCCACTCTTAAACAGTCGTTTAAATGTTTCTCTGAACTGACCACTCATCAAAGAGTAGACGACAAGATCTAGTGGACAACTCAGAAGAATTAACAAGTTCGATATATTTGCCGTAATATCGTAAACATGTGCAGGAAAAAACTCCAGATTGAATGTATTTTGGATGACATAAAGGGTCATAATTATACCAAGCGAAAACTCAACTAACAAAAAGATACCGATAACTGCAACAAGCATCAATGTTGAACTGTTTCTTTCCATTAGTTTTTGTGACTCTCTTTCCGGTTTCAGAAGTTTTATGCGGATCCTTTTTGCCTTCTGCATAGCAGCTATCAACAGACCATTGAGTATCACCAGCGCTGTGCACGGTACAAGATGGATACATATTATTCTAAAccagaaatatgtattttgatacaCAACATAGTTATTCAACACCCATGTTCGTACATGGAATGAACATCCTTCAAAATTTCCATCTGGATTCGTATAATTTTGTATAGGAATTGGGACCATATAAAAATCGACAAATTTTGTGAGCTGTGATAGAAAAGCTACTATGTATACAATCACTGTAGCTCTGATCATGTTTGCAATTGTACACCACGTCCTTCCTTGCTGCGAATAGCAAATGCAAATATATCTCTGGGCAGCAAGTACAACCGTCAACCAGATTGATGCTGTGTGAAAAATTGTGGGAATAATAGCGTAAAGCATTCTGAGTGGAACACACCATCCAAAAGGCACCAAATGTTTGTAATGACCCATCGAAAAGAAGTATATATATACCGGTAATGGTATAACACCCGTCAGCATATCACTGAAAGCTATTCCAGCCAGTATGACGTTTGTAGGCGACCGTATGTGCTTTTTCAGCAAAACTGTTAAAACTAATGTGTTGGAGACAACCGTGAGAAGAACCAACACCGGTGCGATGTAACTGTATAATGGAACAGTGTATTTCAGGGAGAACCAGTCTTCTAAATGAAATGGCCTTTCTAGTACCTGTATATCATACCCTTCATCTCCGTACATCTCGCTATCTTGAGTCGAGTTGTtcctgaaatataattattattagatCATATAGAATTTAGCAGTATTGTTGAAGTTCACGAAAAGATTAATACTTCAAACGCTGTTTAGATATGATTGTGAACAAGAATCAATCCCTTTGTGTGTTTAACTGATTTTTGCCATTCTACTATAATTCATTATACCTCTTTTAAGCTGAAACTTCAAGAAGTGTCTCATAAGTCCGCTACCCTAGAACCACAAATAAAGTTGTCATAGAAGTAAACAGGGTCATCAAGTGGATAGATCTACTAATCCAATCTTTTCGTAACTTCGTCACAAACACGATACAATTATACAAATAATGACGTGATATTTTCGTACTAGTTCATTACGTTGATGAAAGTATTCGTGTTGGTAAAATTAATTGGACACGGAAGTAATTTAAAATGAATCTGTAACTGAAATGAATAATCAATTATAAAACTGACCATCGGGTATATTAATCACGCAATAGCCATTCACCAAGTATATTAGTTATAAACCCCAAACtaaattaaagtttatttttcagATAACCTTACTTTTAATTAAATACCTTTTCCTTTATTAGACAATTTCAACTTACATACCTCTGTTTCTTCCTATGTTTAGACACAGAGTCatatagtatattttattttgaaagacctctttgatgataaaaaaaaaccctttcctCGTAGCAGTGAGGTACTAGCTGGTTCTGACCCagacctgagcacgtgaaaagtaaAAAAGTGATGAAAAAGCATCTATTAaaccataaatatgtttcaataacatGCTTTTCATGGTGATTTAATCATGACTGATCATGATTACCTAATAAAATAGTCACTGGTAAATAAATCGGATTTTCAAGAAAAACGTGCatgattttattaacatttcGTCTTACATGTATgcttgattaaaataaaaaaaaaatcataatttccacATAAAGCCGTAAAAGATGAGAGGAATAAATatgtatgtgaaatcaaaataataaatgaaaataaagaataacCGCTCTATCACTAAGGCagacaaaaaaagttttataatacaCCGATTTCCAGCATAGTCCACTcataacaatattttcagttgAATAAAGTTGAAAAATTGAATACTAAGCAACACAGATTTTAATTATAAAGGCAAAGGTTGGTTCAGTTTGTGCCTTTGTCCTcaatgtgttttataattatgagCATTtctcaattggtgggtactatttatcctagggagcttcagttaattaaaactaacaattcggatactgatgcttcgtttttagatttacatctctctatttatgacagttttatacatattattttatattttaactttagtattgtaaattttccccatttggatggggatgtacctcaggctacatttttatggggtatatattttcaattaattcggtttgccagagcgtgtatcATGTCAAAGCATTTCAAAAGAACGTAATCTACATATTacagtaaacttcttcagcaaggctaaccgttattacaaattgcgtaaatatttgctaaattttactatcgtaattctgatttatttttaaaattcaatagtaatttaaagacacttctgcgacaaggtatttctaaaccgtttttatggggatgtggtttacaaacttcgtaagatcttgggtcatgaattttccaaatgtaatggtaaaattataaacgttttattaaaagaggtaacGACCCAAcgtttgagacataccgcatgttagtgttcaacccgttacAGTGACACTACGCTTCCTTCTTTGATTGTGCTgccggaagagggggaggactctatgaaagcagtttttaaatcctaccaggactgaactgttttgattctGTCTTCTGGCCGTTTCGTCGGGCCTTAAGGGTTTCTCTTGTTACTCGtctctgaaaaggcattgagtacatacgttttggttctaaaggtttgcttctACATTTTCATACACGAGCATTTTGCGTTTACATGCCAGCCTtttttccattacgtgtgttagagattcagcTGGAGGAGATTacctttatttacactgtcccctgtctttggaacatggtgggggtaagagtgaggttgggtgcgcaccataaaccggtttaagctccccagtggtgtttttgccactgaccgttccaaggcggtgcccactgTGTTCTTTGTTGTCGTTTTGTCCtctgtgtaggctttgtgtgtgtgctcgtgatgtgtgtgtgttcctttgtttgttcgtttgtcttcgtggttggctttgtgtgtgtgcacgtgtgtgTGTAGGTGTGTTATTGCGATGGTTGtacacgtctgcgtgctgtaggtttcgttttggggaggctgcgattttggtgcgtggcattccctgtttgatatttgtctttgtttttatactgCACAAGTAATGCTCCATACAATTTTTAAATATCTAGGGATATATCTATTCTATAAAAAGATGTCAGCTGCATTTATGATACGCTGTCACTGCACATTCTCTCatttacttctttaaatgtgtgaACTATCAAGTCAACCATTTATATAGTTTTCTAGTTATACTCAGGACGATATTTTATACTGAGGATTGCAAAATTAAGGTTCTTTAAAACATCACTTCTTTCAAAGCAGGGGGACCATTTTCGAATCGGTGCCGGACAAGCTTTCTACAACCTTCTTGCCCGGACATGTAGACAAGCGCTTTACGAAAAGAGAATAAAAACGCTGTTCTTTCAATTAGACCATGAACACACTATGTGCATACATTTTAAGGACCACATAATCTACACGTCTGGTATTGATCTTTGaactacgggcctgggtcttacGCTTGGCATGTCAGATAAATTTAGccataaatgtcagatttctggTAGAGACACgaaaaaactacaaaaatgaaactatttttttacttttctgaggTTTCAAATTGTCTACAGATATCGAAGAACTGTTTTGGTAGGCAGGCGATTATTATCTTGCATAAACCTTTCAGGTAATATTTGATGGGGTTACATACATTCCCGGCCTTACATGTATACTATTACCACTTCCTACACCTATATAAACTAAAGTACGAGAACAATTATCACGCCATAACTTCTACGAATAAACGATACATTAGTATAacggtgatgatgatgaaaataattgTGGCGATAAATGATGATGAAGGATGATTAAAGAAAtaattgtgatgatgatgatgactttcCTGAGCCCCATTGCTTATTTTTAACGTAATTTTCTAAATTTATGATACGTTGTCACTGCAGACCCTCTCACTTACTTCCTTAAATGTTTTCAATAACTAAAGTAACAAGTCAACCATTTACATAGTTCACTATTTTTCTAGTTATACTCAGTATGATCTTTTATTCTAAGAGgatatatttcaaaacttgaGTCAGAATCTTTTAAACCTTCCATAACTTCGAATCGGTACCGGACAAGCTTTCTACAACCTTCTTGTCCGAACATGTGGACAAGCTTTTACGAAAAGAGAATAAAAACAATTAGGCCTTCAACACACTCCATACATTTTCAGGACATTATGACCTTTGTTGACCTACACGTGTGATATTGATTTTTGAACGTATGCCCGACAGGTCAGATCAATGTAATGGACACTgagaaaagtaattttaaaatccaacCATAAATAACAAACTTCTGGCAAGGAAATTGTGTCCCGTTTGTTCCATAATAAGCTGCTCAGGAATGTCCTCCTGAAACAGACTTGTGGCCATAGTAGATACGATTATATGGTGCTAATTATACACCATGCTTTGGACGAGATTTGTGTGACCTTTGTCAAATTATATCAATGTTCTTCATTGACGCTTAGagtaaaagtttttaaacagttttgacaatgtcttttgtgttttgtcacaaaaatgtccataatttgctctacaaaaatgaaagtaatttttACTTTTCTGAGGTTTCATATTGCCTACGGATGTTGAAATACTGTTTTGGTGGTAGGCATGCGATTATTATCCTGCATAAATCTTTCAGGTAATATTTGAAGGGGTAGTTCTTTTACCACTTCCTACACCTATATAAACTAAAGTAACTGTACGAGAACAATTATCACGCCATAACTTCTACGAATAAACGTAAATTTCTAAAAGTAACATAAATTCCTTACATGTATTATTCTGTTTCGGGAAACTCTTTCTGTCTTTAAGTTCATATTTAATTCCTGTGATAAAATTTCGTCAGAATCGTAACCGCTGGACATTTTGAGAAGGAATGACGTTATGTAAGTCGGATATCGACCTCGTACATCGACCTTTCTCTGTAGGAAAGACCTCGTACTCGGTCGATATCCTATACATCCGAGAAGTAAATAagaagtaaacaagagctgtctccataggatgacacatgcccccgatggcactttgaatgaatagttatggccgatgttagagtttaggacctttgacttacggacctgggtcttgcgcgcgacatgtcgtcttactgtgccacacattcatgcgtagttattttaaaatccatgcatgaatgacaaagatatggaccggacacgcccatcaatgcactatcatgaaatatgacctttaacgtctgagtgtgaccttgacctttgagctacggacctgggtcttgcgcgcgacacgtcgtcttactgtggtacacatatcatgcccaataatttaaaatccatgcatgaatgacaaagatatggaccggacacacccatcaatgcactatcatgaaatatgacctttaacgtctaagtgtgacctgaccTTGAGTACagactgggtcttgcgcgcgacacgtcgtcttactgtgccacacatttatgcatagttacttgaaaatccatccatggatgacaaagatatggaccggacacgcccatcaatgcactatcatgaaaaatgacctttaacgtctaagtgtgaccttgacctttgagctacggacctgggtcttgcgcgcaacacgtcgccttactgtggtacacactcatgcaaagttatttgaaaatccatccatggatgacaaagatatggaccggacacgaaaattgcggacagaccgacaaaccgatagacggacagacggttcaaaaactatatgcctcccttcgggggcataaaaacaaaaattgtataaGCGAAACAAGTACTATGTGAAACTTCTATCTGAAACATTTGCTTACCTGTTATGTTCCATTGATACTTAATCTGAATGCACAATGCGTACCTTCAACACAGTCTCTGTTCCCGAAATGAAGTCCAAATGATTAATCACAAAATATGGACTGCAAaccttaatgtaattatatctGTAACAGAAAAGACATGTCAATTTTAAAACGTACTTTAATTACATAGCATTTTCACTTTGCACCATTAACCATAGCAGTAGTAAGCAGATTAAAAAAACTTGCATTATATCGAAGTCGACGTCTTCTTCGCCAAGAATGACAAGATTAGATCTAAATAATCtgagaaacaaaattttaacatttttcgtCTCATAAATTAGtcaaatttcttaattgtttaAGTAAAAacgattgttaaaaaaataaaaaaaaaatttttaaaatcaacatGCGCTGTTTGAAAATGTGGTCGCCAGGGTGCTTCGGattaaaataaagcagaaattgcACTAGTAATTATTTCGTATcaattaagtattttttaaaatgttaataatttataaaaacatcaataaaagttttgttttataaattaaatgaatattaaacgtaaaaatttaagaaatgtaaaaaatttttttgatgtCTACCTTGCAATGGAGCTGTCGTGAAAAGAGAAAGTTCTAGAGATCGCTTTACTTATATAGAGGAtgagttgtctcccttgaaaactctcttacacaaaaagaaatctaaggaGGCCCTTATGAGATATTTGGTTCCGGTGATGTGttggataaaatatttatccTTAAGTTAAACGAATAAATAAAGTAGTATATCGattttattagcataattatataGATCCTGTAACTCAGTAaccaatttgtttgttttaccatTTACACGGTATTTGCGCACAATTATAACATATAACAATCAGCTGCTGTTATAGTTTGCTATATGCCATGGGATATCAGATTACCATTGAATATCAGTCGTGTCATAGTGCTATCTATCGGAATTTGGTCTATTTCCCATATATTAATATTATGTTAGAGATACGAAGTACAATTGCTGGCTGACTACATAGAGTTGTTTGTATCAGAAAAAGGTTGTCGAACATATCTGCGCATACGGAAAAttcttatttttaattattttttgaaatttaggtTTTTCTTTTAATCATATTGGAATGAAGTGTCTAGCAGTCCGGTAGCAGGACGCCTAGCCTGGGTtctaggttataacacactaaatagttttgtcctttattctatataaaattgacctatttcaaatggccgcagcacacaccaggacccattttaaatgtctgtaacctacattttcttaaagaatattgttagtgctaaagaaaaatcaaaataaaagtgggggtcatatttgatgcaagaaaaataatttcagtcaaacacacaaactgcaaaatcagctaaaaatgagaccccaaattatactggtggtgtatgatctaagtttccaaaattttgtcatgttgttatttcattatgaaaatgctacctacatgtcaagcatagatatgtcatgtgattttagcaaaacaattgcaaagaaaataaggaaaatagctcttcagagcaaaaaaaaactgaggactatttgtatccgccattatgcgactaccatttatttcgcgccatttttctatttagtgtctgtatgcctctaGCCGCCCGGTTACAAATCCTcgggggattttctagccgtcctgTAAtcgatttcttaatgaataagtcaTGGTTTGATATAACGTTACCTGTCATATACGTAAGATATCAagacttatctgcaaacaaagttttatgtgaatacataccaaagtatattttaatcaaatagaTTACTACTTTTCAGCCGCCAAAACGAAAGTTTGCCTAAATCAATCATGGCGAAACGAATAGAAGGAGATGGTTATGTCGTTGTCATCTTGTGGTTCTGTAACATATGTGCTACGAATTTGATGGTTTATCAGGCAGCCCATATCCGCCGTTTTCCAATGTTATAatagtttttattattaatgtatGCATATCTGAGACATAAatgaatataagattctttcactggttataggtgcagatgggaatatccggcctctagggtaactgtttaggcggtaacgatgTTCCTACCTAgataccgcctaaacagttaccagagagccggatattcccatctgcacctattaccagtgacagaatctttttcttgcataccgatatcaagatataataataaaaataaaatcagtcgaacggctttctttttagaactatttcttatagcagcgtatttaaacaaagcgcgggaaatcaacgtccgtaaacaggaaagacgtcatgacgtttcaaagacaacactgtttagttctggttttgttttatcagttccagcgtaacgttatgttttgtttttttttttggataaaataacgtgttttgaatcgaaaaatatactatcacgaacaaagaggaactgtcaaggtattagatatttattccgttttttcgaaataaaatataaataactacataaatcttctgcatatatgtagttcgtaatacgtcatttaaagccagggtgtaagatggatttttcaagcaccggtaaaaataccggaaatccccgtctgatATGCAAGAATAATTAAATCTATGGTATCTACAAAACATTTGGACACCATCTTATGACAATCGTACGATATTGATTAGCAACGATGTAACCCTAATCTTGATAAATTTATGCTCTTCTCGTAGAGAAAGTATCTGATCCATTAGATGGGCaattgaatttataacaaaattgaaaaatataacatgtatacaTCCCTTTGAGCACTGGATAAATTGTTTTATAGTGAAGATCCTTTACAACAACTCTGTGTTGTTTCATACAGCATATGATAATGATACAGTATTCAtaaaaacttaatttattttttctgtacAAAACAATTTCCATATTCCTACATatttaccggacggctagacacttccatatTGATATTACCAAAGATCCCACAGTTTACTTCCTTATGAGAGCAGTATACACTTATTTAATAACTTGCCGATCAATAGTTAAAACTATATCCCGATGTCCGAAAGACAgatggatttatttatttaataacttGCCGACCAATAGTTAAAACTATATCCCGATGTCCGAAAGACAGATGGAtttatagttttgactattgacggGCAAGTTATTCAATAAGCGTGTTATTGATAAAATT carries:
- the LOC128558423 gene encoding sex peptide receptor-like; its protein translation is MEHNRNNSTQDSEMYGDEGYDIQVLERPFHLEDWFSLKYTVPLYSYIAPVLVLLTVVSNTLVLTVLLKKHIRSPTNVILAGIAFSDMLTGVIPLPVYIYFFSMGHYKHLVPFGWCVPLRMLYAIIPTIFHTASIWLTVVLAAQRYICICYSQQGRTWCTIANMIRATVIVYIVAFLSQLTKFVDFYMVPIPIQNYTNPDGNFEGCSFHVRTWVLNNYVVYQNTYFWFRIICIHLVPCTALVILNGLLIAAMQKAKRIRIKLLKPERESQKLMERNSSTLMLVAVIGIFLLVEFSLVTTRLKIARCTEMKGMIYRY